The Curtobacterium herbarum genome contains the following window.
CGGCGAGGGCCGGCTGACGCCGGACGAGCTCGACGAGCTGCGGGTCGCGGCGGCACGCACCAGCGCCTTCACCACCGCGCCGGCCCGCGGACTCACCCTCACCGAGGTCGGGTACCCGGACGACGACGCCCTGGAGGCGCGGGCCGTCCAGACACGCGCCCGTCGCGACGCGGAGGGGCACCGGCCCGGCGACCTGCCGGACGAGGACGGGCGGTAGCGTCGGGGGATGGCTCCTCGTGCTCCACGCTCCGTCGTCTCCGTCGCACCCGGTGTGGTCTTCGTCGAGGGGCCGGTGTCGAACTGGGTCGTCCTGGCCGAGGAGGACGGCGTCGCCCTCATCGACGCGGGCTACCCGGCCGACACCGACCTGGTGCTCGACAGCGTCCTGCTCGCCGGCCACGACCTCGACGAGCTCCGCCGCGTCTACGTCACCCACGGCCACGTCGACCACGTCGGCGGGCTGCCCGGGATCCTCGAGCGCTTCCCGCACGTCGAGGTCCTGGCGCACGCCGACGAACTCGACAACGTCCGTGGACCGTCGCGCCGGCAGGTGACGCCGGCCGAGATCGGCGGACGTCTGGCCGCGCCCCGGGTGCTCCGCTGGCTCGGCCGCGCGATCGCCTCCGACGCCCTCCGCCCGACTACCGTGCCGAGTGCCCGCGCCTTCACCGCCCGAGACTTCGAGGGCCGGGCGATGACGCCGCTGCCCGTCCCCGGGCACACCGACGGCTCCACCGCCTACCTGCTGCCCGCGGCCGACGCGATCGTCACCGGTGACGCCGTCGTCACGCACCACGACACGCAGCCCGGGTCGTGGGCACCGCGGCCGCGGATGATCACGCCGTTCTTCACGGCCGACCAGGCGCTCGCCGTGGAGTCGGCTCGGGCGCTGGCCTACCCGGCGATCGTGCTGCCGGGGCACGGGCCGGCGGTGCACCGGGTGGGGTCGGAGTGGGTGCCGATCCAGGGGTGAGGGCGTCGTTCCGGCATCGGCGACTGGTGCTGGAACAACAGATGTGACATGGTGTTCGACCGGTGACGGAGCCGCGACCTGGAGGGAACCACCATGGACATCGTCCGCAGGGGCAAGACCGACGGGGCCAACGCCGGATCAGGCGGGCACGGCAGGATCCGCCAGTCCGTCGTCGGACTCCTGACGGTCGTCGCGACACTGGGGTGCTGCGTCGTCGGCGTGATGAGCGAAGGTCTGACGATCCGCGGGGTCGCGGCAGTCGTCACAGTAGCTGCGATGGCCGGATCGCTGGCGCTCGCGAGGGGACGCGGGAACCTCGTGGGGTGGTACGTCGCTGCAGCGGGGGTGGCGCTGTTGCGTGTGCTCTCCGGGTCGTGAGGCGGTCGTCGAGCCCATCGTGGTGACGGCGGGTGCGTGGCTGCTCGCGTCGCCCGGGGGAACGGACGGTCGACCCTCGTCCGGGGGCGAGGTTTCACCTCGTCGTAACCTGTGTGACCCCGCAGGCCCGTACGGTTCACGCGATCCCTCCCGACTCCGAACCGAAGGTCCCCATGCCACGAACCGTCGGACGCACCCTGCTGTGCGCCACGGCTGCCGCGACCCTGATCGCCGCACCGCTCGTCATCGTCACCGCAGCCTCCGCGAACCCCGCGGGGACCGGGCTCGTCATCACCGAGGCGTACCTGAAGGGCGGCAGCGCGAACCAGCCGTTCACGAACCGGTTCGTCGAGATCGGCAACCCGACCGCCGCCGCGGTCTCCGTCGACGGGTGGTCGCTGCAGTACCGCTCGGCGACGAGCAGTGGAGCGGCGAGCACCGTCGTACCGCTCACCGGGTCGGTCCCGGCGAACGGCACGTACCTCGTGCAGGGTGCCGCCAACGGCACGGCCGGCGCCGCGCTGCCCACGCCGGACGTCGTCTCGACGTTGAACACCTCCGGTGCGAGCGGCACGCTCGTCCTCTCCGACCAGCGGACGGCGCTCACGCTGCCCGTCGGCGCGATCGCACCCGGCACGCCCGGCGT
Protein-coding sequences here:
- a CDS encoding MBL fold metallo-hydrolase, with amino-acid sequence MAPRAPRSVVSVAPGVVFVEGPVSNWVVLAEEDGVALIDAGYPADTDLVLDSVLLAGHDLDELRRVYVTHGHVDHVGGLPGILERFPHVEVLAHADELDNVRGPSRRQVTPAEIGGRLAAPRVLRWLGRAIASDALRPTTVPSARAFTARDFEGRAMTPLPVPGHTDGSTAYLLPAADAIVTGDAVVTHHDTQPGSWAPRPRMITPFFTADQALAVESARALAYPAIVLPGHGPAVHRVGSEWVPIQG